The DNA region agggcaaaatCGTCACGCCAATCAACTCCAAAAATGATTAAAAAATTCAAGcaagaaataaaaaagaattATCGCTGGACCTGGAGTCCTGGACGACGAGTAGGGGACGGTGGCGGAGAAGAAAGAGCAGCGAAGGAAGAAGCAACAGAACGAAGACCAGCACCaaccgagagagagagagagagagagagagagagagagagaagaggagaggcCAGCGAGAGATCATCAGAGGGAGAGAAATTTGCAGGCAAAAAACTAGCCGTCTCCCCTCCGGAATCTAGCTAATTACTTTCCGGTCCCTCTCCCCCATGTAAGTCTCCCCTCCCCGTCGCCTGCACCTACCGGAAGCGACGCCTCCTGCGGTTCTGGTCCATTCTCGGGTCGTCGCCGTCGGCTATCTAGATGGTggccgctcgccggagcacggcctcctccgccgcgctcTTGCTCCTCCTGCTCGCGGCTGCTGCCTCCGTCTATTCTTCCGCCGAGTTACACCGCGGCCAGGAGCAGGACAGATCGGCGCTACTCCAGCTCAAGAGCGCCTTCCCTTCCGTGGAGCTGCTCCGGCGGTGGTCCTCGGACTCCGGCGGCGCCGACCACTGCACCTGGCCGGGGGTCACCTGCGACGCGAGGTCCCGGGTCGTCGCTCTGGAGGTGCCCGCCCCTTCACGGCGCTTCGAAACCGGCGGGGAGCCCGCTGGCGAGCTGCCGGCGGCGGTTGGGCTCCTCACCGAGCTGAAACATGTCTCTTTTCCGTTCCATGGCCTCCGCGGCGAGATCCCCGGTGAGATCTGGGGGTTGGAGAAGCTCGAGGTGGTCAACCTTGCGGGGAACTCTCTCCGGGGAGCCCTTCCGGCTGTCTTCCCGCCGAGGCTGAGGATGCTTACCGTTGCTTCCAACCTGCTTCACGGTGAGATCCCCTCCTCCCTTTCCACCTGCAAACACTTGGAAAGGTTGGATCTTTCAGGCAACCGGCTCACTGGATCAGTGCCCGGAGCTCTTGGCGGCCTGCCCAAGCTTAAGACTCTTGACTTGTCCGGAAACCGTCTCTTGGGGAGCATCCCCTCGAGTCTAGGGAATTGCGCGCAGCTCCTCTCACTGCGGCTGTTCTCCAATTTGTTGAATGGTTCTGTTCCAGCAGAGATTGGAAGGCTGAGCAAGTTGCGGGTTTTAGATGTCTCCGGTAACAGGTTGAGTGGACCGGTACCATCGGAGTTGGGTAATTGCTCAGATTTGTCAGTTCTCATATTGTCTAGCCATTTCAATTCAATGGATTCGCATGAGCTCAATCTGTTTGAAGGAGGGATTCCAGAGAGTGTGACAGCTTTGCCCAGACTCAGGGTGCTTTGGGCGCCAAGGGCTGGTCTGGAAGGAACTGTGCCGAACAACTGGGGAAGGTGTCATAGTTTGGAAATGGTTAATCTTGGGGAGAATTTACTTTCTGGAGCGATCCCAAGGGAGCTAGGGCTGTGCAGTAACCTCAAGTTTCTCAACTTTAGCTCTAATAGATTATCTGGTTCGCTGGATAAGGATCTCTGTCCACATTGCATGGATGTGTTTGATGTCAGTGGAAATGAACTGTCAGGATCAATTCCAGCATGTGTGAATAAAGTCTGTGCATCTCGGCTAATGCTAGATGATATAACATCCAGTTATTCTTCACTCCTCATTTCCAAAACTCTAGAAGAACTGTCATTGAGTTTCTACAACTCTGGAGGGCGTTCTATTGTGTATCATAATTTTGCAAAGAACAATCTCGAAGGGCATCTTACATCCTTGCCTTTCAGTGCAGACAGGTTCGGAAACAAGACGTCTTATGTGTTTGTTGTTGATCACAATAAATTCAGTGGATCACTGGATTCAATTCTGTTGGAGAAGTGTAGCAGCTTGAAGGGGCTGATTGTAAGCTTCCGAGACAACAAGATATCTGGTCAGCTCACAGCAGAGTTTAGCACAAAATGCAGTGCTATCAGAGCTTTGGATTTAGCTGGCAATCAAATATCAGGAGTGATGCCTGCTAATGTTGGTTTGTTGGGAGCTCTTGTCAAGATGGACATGAGCAGAAATTTGCTGCAGGGTCAAATACCTGCCAGTTTCAAAGAATTCAAGAGCTTGAAATTTCTGTCATTAGCTGGTAACAACCTCAGTGGTAGAATACCATCCTGTTTGGGTCAGTTGAGATCACTGAAGGTTTTAGATCTCTCATCTAATTCTCTTGCTGGGAAGATCCCACGTAACCTTGTGACACTAAGAGATCTCAGTGTGCTTCTACTCAATAATAATAGGCTCTCTGGAAACATTCCTGATCTTACCTCTTCTCCATCGCTGTCCATATTCAATGTTTCATTCAATGACTTGTCAGGGCCACTGCCTTCAAAATTTCACTTACTGACATGCGACAGTATTCGCGGAAATCCATCCCTCCAACCTTGTGGATTGTCAGCACTCTCTGATCCACTAGTGAATGTCCGAGCTCTAAGTGAGACAGACACTAATCCACCAGCTGACAATACAGCTCCTGATGGCAGTGGTGGCGGTGGATTCAGCAAAATAGAGATTGCCTCAATAACTTCAGCATCAGCAATTGTTGCGGTTCTCCTGGCTCTGATCATCCTTTATATTTACACACGAAAATGTGCATCAAGACCATCAAGACGTTCTCTCAGGAAAAAGGAAGTCACTGTTTTTGTTGATATTGGTGCTCCTTTGACATATGAGACTGTTTTACGTGCCAGTGGCAGCTTCAATGCAAGTAATTGCATTGGAAGTGGTGGCTTCGGAGCAACATACAAAGCTGAGGTCGCACCAGGAAAATTGGTGGCAATAAAGAGGCTTGCTATTGGAAGATTCCAAGGTATTCAGCAGTTCCAAGCAGAGGTCAAAACACTCGGGAGGTGTCGCCATCCCAACCTTGTGACACTCATAGGATACCATCTCAGCGATTCAGAGATGTTTCTAATATATAATTTTCTGCCTGGCGGCAATTTGGAAAGGTTCATACAAGAAAGGACTAAGAGACCTATTGACTGGAGAATGCTTCACAAAATTGCTCTAGATGTTGCACGTGCACTTGCATACCTTCATGACAATTGCGTTCCACGCATCTTACACAGGGATGTCAAACCAAGTAACATATTGCTTGACAATGATTACACCGCATACCTTTCTGATTTTGGATTAGCAAGGCTGCTTGGAAATTCAGAAACACATGCAACCACTGGTGTGGCAGGTACTTTCGGATATGTTGCTCCAGAGTATGCGATGACATGCCGTGTTTCTGATAAGGCAGATGTGTATAGCTATGGAGTTGTACTTCTTGAACTTATTT from Panicum hallii strain FIL2 chromosome 9, PHallii_v3.1, whole genome shotgun sequence includes:
- the LOC112877668 gene encoding LRR receptor-like serine/threonine-protein kinase RPK2, encoding MVAARRSTASSAALLLLLLAAAASVYSSAELHRGQEQDRSALLQLKSAFPSVELLRRWSSDSGGADHCTWPGVTCDARSRVVALEVPAPSRRFETGGEPAGELPAAVGLLTELKHVSFPFHGLRGEIPGEIWGLEKLEVVNLAGNSLRGALPAVFPPRLRMLTVASNLLHGEIPSSLSTCKHLERLDLSGNRLTGSVPGALGGLPKLKTLDLSGNRLLGSIPSSLGNCAQLLSLRLFSNLLNGSVPAEIGRLSKLRVLDVSGNRLSGPVPSELGNCSDLSVLILSSHFNSMDSHELNLFEGGIPESVTALPRLRVLWAPRAGLEGTVPNNWGRCHSLEMVNLGENLLSGAIPRELGLCSNLKFLNFSSNRLSGSLDKDLCPHCMDVFDVSGNELSGSIPACVNKVCASRLMLDDITSSYSSLLISKTLEELSLSFYNSGGRSIVYHNFAKNNLEGHLTSLPFSADRFGNKTSYVFVVDHNKFSGSLDSILLEKCSSLKGLIVSFRDNKISGQLTAEFSTKCSAIRALDLAGNQISGVMPANVGLLGALVKMDMSRNLLQGQIPASFKEFKSLKFLSLAGNNLSGRIPSCLGQLRSLKVLDLSSNSLAGKIPRNLVTLRDLSVLLLNNNRLSGNIPDLTSSPSLSIFNVSFNDLSGPLPSKFHLLTCDSIRGNPSLQPCGLSALSDPLVNVRALSETDTNPPADNTAPDGSGGGGFSKIEIASITSASAIVAVLLALIILYIYTRKCASRPSRRSLRKKEVTVFVDIGAPLTYETVLRASGSFNASNCIGSGGFGATYKAEVAPGKLVAIKRLAIGRFQGIQQFQAEVKTLGRCRHPNLVTLIGYHLSDSEMFLIYNFLPGGNLERFIQERTKRPIDWRMLHKIALDVARALAYLHDNCVPRILHRDVKPSNILLDNDYTAYLSDFGLARLLGNSETHATTGVAGTFGYVAPEYAMTCRVSDKADVYSYGVVLLELISDKKALDPSFSPYGNGFNIVAWACMLLQKGRAREFFIEGLWDVAPHDDLVEILHLGIKCTVDSLSSRPTMKQVVRRLRELRPPSY